The Chiloscyllium plagiosum isolate BGI_BamShark_2017 chromosome 6, ASM401019v2, whole genome shotgun sequence sequence TGATATCCTCGCATAGTTTATAGTTATCTTCACTATTTACCATTCTACCATTCTCATGCCCTGTCATCTGTGAACTTCGGTCCGTACCATTAAAGTTCACCAAAACCAGCAAGGGACTCAGCTCCAAGGCTTGTAGAACACCTCTGGAAAAAGAGTTCTAGTCACAGGTTCATCCATCTATCATCAGCCACCACTACTGCtccctgccactcagccaattttagatccaacATTCTCATTTTGTCTTGGATTGTATGGAGTCTTTTGTTcttaaccagtccaccatgagggACTGAATCAAAAGCattgctaaagtccatgcagaccacATCAAATGCACCACCCTCATCAACTGCAACATTTGGGAGTAGAGAGCAGCAATGTCTTGCTGCAAGTGTACAAGGCCTtgggtgagatcacacctggagtattgaatgcaagtttgatctccttatctgaaggaGGATGTTCTAGCTGTGGAGGCAATGCAACAGAGGTTTATCAGActcattcctgagatggcaggactgacatatgaagagagacaagATCAGCTAGAACTGAGAATGAGGGGACGGCTCATAGAAATctgtaaaattcaaacaggacaagacagggtaaacacaggaagaatgttcaaatGACCAGGGACGCCCAGAACCAAAGGGTCAGTTTATGGTTACGgcataggccatttaggactaagattaggagacatttcttcacccgtaaagtgatgagcctgtggaattcactaccacagagagcagttgaggccaaaacatttaagAGTTTTCAAAAATAGGTCAGACATAGTTCTTAGGGTAAAGGAGTAAAAATGAATAGGAGGAAGTGGGAATAAGgttgatcaggcatgatcatattgaatggcagagtgagtccaaagggctaaatggcctactcctgctcctatttcctatgtttaaCACCctagttacctcctcaaaaaattctatcaAATTTGTTTGCAATCAAGTTACAGGCTTCCCTGCACATAAGCCAATATCACAgaaatggtcagagggaaaagacttagtgGCACTGGAAGCTACACAAACATATCCTGGAGAATGGCAGGCTCTCGATTTCCTGGCATGTCATGCAACCTTCTATAGATTCCAAGAAATTCATTCTGGCATTATCAGGAGTGATAAACAGTCTTTGAAACAGGCTTTACTGCTGAAGGACTTAAGGAATCCTCTAAAAATGGAGGAGTGTATGTCCTGGAGACAGTCTCTCAAATTTAAGTCTTAACAGAATGGTCACGTGGGAACCCACTGAAAACTGGAAGCTACTGTGACTGTTACAGCATTGTAGTTCCATTGAGAGCACAATGGTTAAGTAGTATAAAAGAGTAATGCTCCATTCTATACTTTGCGGTATGGGTggcatacaaaagcaaaataatgttaaATGAAGAATGGTTACGGCAAAAGCTTAAAAATCTTGTCATGTcattcactttttaaaagttatcagCATCCTAATTGTCAAAATATCATACCTGTTTAGTGGCTTCCCATAAAACATGTAAGATTGGAGCATTTTTACAGTAAACCTTAATTTTTAAGACTGCACAAAATAAAACTATTGTCCattcaatgtttaaaattatgatctGGGATTTCAGATACCATTTAAACAACAATGGGTTTTATTGCCTGTGCATTCTCACAGGCAAAAATactctcctttgtgaatacaccATTTCGGTCCAGCACAAGTCTGGGGTTACAGCCACCGGGACGATCATTGACAATGAATTGTGTGCGCTACAAAttgaagtataaaaataaatGAGCTCCACTTCAAAGCTTTGATGAATTGATATCAATTCCACTGTATAACTCAAATGTGAAACAATACATTTTACACCATTAAAGTTGTTTTGATGGTGAGTCCACAGCATCACTGTAGGCAAGCAGAGTTTATTAGACAGTTTTATAAATATGCTGAATTTAATTTCTGAAAATTTTTAATATTAAAACTGTTGATTTGGAGAAATAATATTGATGTTCGACGACCAATACAAGGAAGTCTTTCCAAGGCACAATGCCTCCTTACGCATCCAGTGAAGGAACACAGAAGCAGGTCACAGATATCCAGCGGCTCTGAATAGTAACTGAGCTTTAATACAAGAACATCCTAGCAATTTTGCACAATTGGAAATGTGGCTTatgtgctgtgaaacagcagtagcCGTTAAACAACTGTGTGATAAGCCATACAGAACAGAAATTAGACAATAAGCATTACTGCATTATGTCACAATGGCAAGACATCATGACACAGATTCAATTTGTGACCACTTAAATGACAAGCAAGACAATAATAAAGTATATTTAAAGTTTATTTTATACAGTCCTTCATGGGTTGCTTCCTTGAAGCTTAAAACAAATCAACAATTCTTTCCATTGCCTCCCCAGTTAAATCCCAGTATGTAACACTTGAAATATTGAGCATTATTTGCAGCCTGCACAGCTTAAAGTTATATTTAACAATAGTTATGTCATAAAAACTGGTATTGAAGCACAGTTAAGGGAATCATAGAATATTACTCAGTCTATCTTTACTGTAATAACTAAAAATGTAAAACTTATTGCAGCTGCATTTTAGTACAGAACCAATATTAATTCTCTGTCACATTCTGGTCCAGGAAGAAAGATGACATCAATCCTAGCAATCTAGGTTATTTAAGCAGAACTTCTTTTGAATCTGTACAGCTGATCATGTATTATTGTATTTTTGTGTGTACGTATTATCTCATATTATAAATACAATTGAAGTTTTCGAATCTGCTGCAAGAACAAAGTATAAGCTGTCTGATTCAGACAGTCAGATCAACAAAAAGAATTCAAaattcttttatttcaaattgatggCAAATCATGACTTGGATTACCCCTcaggttttttttcctttcaccaCTGATCCTGGTCTTTGTCCCTCAATATCTTCCTGTTAGGCAAGTTCTCATTCATTATCATCATCCACAGCTACCTCCCGATCGACCCTTGTGTTCTCGTACAGGAACAGGAGTCGATCGACCTCCGCCGGGGCCAGCTGGTTTCGCTTGGCATTCACCAGATTCCCTGCGGCGCTGAACAGGCGCTCAGAAGGGAGGCTGGTAGCTGGAATGCACCAGTACTTCTGCAGCAGTTTGCTCAAAGTGGGAAATAAGGCTACACGATCAGACCACCAGATGAGCGGATCTTCATTCAGTTCCAGCACCTTCTGTGATTTGAAGTTGTTCAGCTCTTCCACAACCTGGGCACGCCATCCATCTTGGCCCTCATCTCTGCTGCCCGCCTGCCCGAATATCTCTGCCAGCATGAAGTTGATGCTGCCAGTGCTGTAGGGCTCCACCAATACTGTCCGTTTTTTCAGGGGAGGCTCTTCAAGGGCAAAGCCTCCCTCTGCTTTCGCAAAACTCTCAATGCCCTTCTCCAAGAGGGCAGTGGCTTCCTCCAAGATCTTGTTCTCGACCTGCTTCTGTTGTGAGGCTGAAAGGAATGGAACTTTCTTGTACCTTGGATCAAGAAATGTCGCACAGTGGAGAAACAGCTCCAGCTCTGGGGACAACGCATATGCTTCAGACAACTCTTTGGCGATGGTCTCCTTCACAGCACTGAGCACATGAGAGTCTGAATCATCGACTTTCAACGTCGAATTCAAGAGGACATGCAGCAGAGGTTTGACCATGCTAATGAGTGGGTATTTGGACTTGCCCATCATCTCAGTGGCCTGTTGAAATGGCTGCAGTAATTTCACCAACCCATCTATGGTGCTCCATTCACTGGCTTCTGGCATCAATTGGTAACTCATGCTGTCCTCAAACAGCACTGCAGCAATCGCGATTTGCTGCTCCCTCAGCCGCTGTAACATAGAGAGGGTGGTCCCCCAACTACTACAATCATTAACCAATTGATGCTGTAACAAATACTGCTGCTTCTGCTTCTCACGCAGCATGCACACTGCCCTTGGTGTCATTTTAAAATACTCGACCAGTTTAGTGCATTTCAGAAGGAGGATGCAGAGTTTAGGGAGTTGGATCGCTCGGTTTATCCCCAGGTTGATTGCGCGACCGAAACATGGCATGTGCACAGGGAGATTCAGAAGTGAGCAAGCATTCACTACATTTTCACTGTCGCTACTGGTAGTAGCACCCAACACATTTTTGCTGATGCCCCATTCTCTAAAGGTCTCAACAAGCGCATGGGCCAAGTTCTCCGTGGTATACTCATCCACCACTTCGAACGTGGCTAGACACTTGGAAGTGAACTTTAAAATGTTGGCACCACTGCCCATACCACCTACAAAGTGAGCAGTCAAAGACATGTAGTATCGGTTTCGAGCCTGCACAGTCCATAGGTCAGCAGTCACCCCACACCACAGTGCCGCAGCCAACTCCTTCTCCACAGCAGTCCGGACAGTGTGATACCGCTCTGGGATAGCTTTGGTCGAGAAATGCTTCCTGTTAGGGAGCTCGTACCTTGGATCCGCCATTTTAAGCAGTTTCTTGAACGTTTGTTCCTCTACCACAGAGACAGGATACAGACCTTCGCAGATAAAGTTGGTAACCATCGAGGTCATTTCTTGGTGCCGTTTACTATCTTGGCTGTAGCAGGTCTTGAAGATTGGATCTTGATGACTCAGGTATGCGCTTTCAGATTCAGATTTCAAAAGGTTGGAGGTGAATGGCTCCCTAACTTGCTCAGCATTGCTCTTTACAACTTGGTGGAATTCACTGGGATGATTCTTTTCAAGGTGGTAGGCAAGATTGGAGGTGTTTCCTGAATATGCAATTTGGGCCCTACAAACTCTACAATAGATCTTCTTCCATTGCAGTATGCATCCTTCAGCATCGGTATCAAATCCAAAATACTTCCAAACTTTACTTTTTGCTCTTGGGTGGCAGACCAGTTTCAGGTCAGAGTTGGAACCTTCTGGGGTCTTGTGCTCCATGGTTCCTCAGTCGTAATTCTACACACTGGGCCTTCATCCATTTATTGTTAACCTAACAATCAAACAGAAGAGACAACACggcattcaattttttttggttATAAAAAAGGACACGGCATTTCAAAGTTTTATAGACTGTGTTTGAACAGGAAATAACTTACCTGATCAATTAAGTAAAAAGAAATGACAATACTGCAAATACAAAGGCAGGGCAACTCAAAAGGACAACCTGTGAGCTGACATGTTGATGAGCAAACAGAATTTGCCAAGCAAGCATGCTGGCTGATGGGCTAAGACAGGCACATAATGAAAAAGCCTGAAATGTTTAATATATGGGCAGGGTTGCATCCTGTTTACACACTGGTATCTATTATCGTTGCCAGCAAAAAGATGCCAAGACTGTCACTGAACATCGTCACAGTCAAAGTCTTTGCATTTACAGAAGGGAAATGAATGCCttcaaaccaacaaccacttaaaatgaacaattatttCTGTTCAAACTTTTAACTCCTGTTCAAAGAGACAAATTGCGGTTTAAAAACCACTGACATTCTTGATCGGGATTCACACAAGAACAGCATTTACTGGGACAAAAGAGGGGGGCTGTGGCCAAAACGGACATATTATCCTCAAAAGAAAAGTAAAGTCGAATGGGGAAAAACAGGTATTATTGACCCATTTCTCCCAAAAGCAGATCTCCTATGTACTAGAGTAGCTACCTTCTCAGACAATTCAAACAGTGAGTGAATTCACAGTCATCTTGTGCAGCCTAGTGAAATTATTGCACACTCACTGCCTGTGCAAGTAACTTaaccaggaagtgagaaaggcagCACACCCATAGGAAAAATATGCTAACCACAATGTAAAAACAAGGAGTTGTTTAAATGTACAGCTGGCTGTACAAATACAGCCCAGCAATATAACAAGATGATTTCCACATTAACAGAAGCTACAGTCAGAATCACAGCTCTATAATGCAAAATGCGGCACTGGTGAAGTCAGTTTCCTAAGTATGAGCTTGCTAAATGTGCTGATCAGCAAAGAGGAATCAATAGTATGCCATACAGTTAATGACAGTCGATACCATACAATTagtgtttttgcagaattataaTAGGATGAAAACAGGTCTTTCCACCCAAATGTGTGCTGCTGTTTGTACTCTACATTACCAAAGGCTTTTGACATATTTTACTTTTCCTTTTTCTCAAGTGTCCTTGTCGAGTGTAATTTTGAAAGCATCTAAAGTACAAACAAAATACTATGTATGCTGGAAacttgaataaaaacagaaaaaaaaagtctgacaCAAGATCACGGACATGAAATATtgattgtttctctctccattgatgctgccagacctactgaaatACTGCTAGTCCTTATGTCTTAACTATTCCATGTGGCGACACATTTCACACTCTTGTGAGTTTATCCTTTAGATTGTGCTTAAAAACAACTGCTCCCTTTTTGGATTAAATAACCATTACAATATAATTTCTCAGCATCCATTTACTCATATTAAGTTTGCACTTCAGAACTTCCAAGATCATCAGTTGCCTGGTGGAAACTGTTAGGAAATACTGCTAAGTCAAATTGCCCAAGAAAGCTGCATCACCACGTGTGTGGAAAAAAAAGACTGTTAATGCATTCTGGATAATTTAGTGCCTCAACAGCTATTAAGTATGCTCTTTCGTGGGaggtacagtggcacagtggttaaaactattgcctcacagcgccatagacctgggttcaattcccgccttgggcaactgtctgtgtggagtttgcacattctccccgtgtctgcgtgggtttcctctggtgctctggtttcctcccacagtccaaacatgtgcaggttaggtgaattggccataatgttaggtgaggggtaaaaacaatgactgcagatgctggaaaccagagtctagattagagtggcgctggaaaagcacaacagttcaggcagcatccgaggagcagaaaaatcgatgtttcgggcaaaagccggtaaaggtaggggaatggggaatggggaatggggaatggggaatgggtctgggtgggttactcttcgaagggtcggtgtggacttgttgggccgaagggcctgtttccacactgtaagtaatctaatctaatctaatctaatctaatctttcacaGCAACCTGTCATGGTTACAAGTAGTTTAtttggaggggaaaaaaaatctgaaacaaaccatTTGCAAGTTTTTTGGTCAATCCTCTGATGGTTCAGGCATACAGAGCAGATGGATTCTAAAATCACTCTTCCGACAAGGTCCAATCAATGAGATTGGCTCATGTCACACCATCAATGCCCTGGGACTAGTTAAGGTGCAGGGGCAATTATGCCAATTTCCCTTCCGATTATGATATAATGACCTCTGTTAGAAATGTTCACTTCAGACAAAATGGGTTGTCATACTTTCCTTGCAAGATTAAACCTATTGATATTCACTGCCCTAGTTAAGGCATGAAGGGCAGCCAATCCTGTGAAAGGGCAGATGGTACCTGTTGAATGGTACCCTAAAAGTCACAACGTGCAGGAGAAGAAGGAAcatcagagtgtacaagaaatAGTCAGATGCTACTTAGCATCTCGAGCTTCTTCAATTACTCCATAAGGTTACGTTTAACTGCGAATTAACTCTTGTACATGAGTGTTTGTTCTCTTGCTCAACataccaatctcagatttaagATCAACAAGGAGGAAAAGGGTATGGGcagccaggaaagtggagttgaggtcacaactggatcagccatgatcgtaccaAAAGGCAAAGCAACCCTGAGGGACTAAATGACATATGCCTACCCATAATGTGGGCAATCCTGGAGTGCaagtatcattctggtaaatacaTGTTGCCCTTCCTCCAATACAAATGTGGGTAGTGTGCTTACAGCATTCCAGATGTGCTCTAACTAGGTTGCATATAGATGAAGCATGACTTGCACGTCCTTGCATTACAATCCATTAGATACAaattccaaaagagaaaatgctggaaaatctcagcaggtctggcatctgtaaggagaaaagaactgacgtttcgagtctaactgaccctttgtcaaagctaaaaaaagggagaaatagggaggtatttatactaggctgagagaaggtgagtcgtGGCTTCAGTGTTTAACACACTGCCACCTCTCTTCCAGGAATGCCTACCCTGAAGAAGTACTGCTCTTCGCTCCGACAGGAATTTCGTTTGTCTCTCTCCCCCGTCCACCTTCACggttttccttttctctctcagtgTTAGGCAAGGTATTTACTAAGACTCGTTTCCACAGCCAGATTTCCTTCCTCGGTGACTGTCTTCGCCTCCGACTTACTCCACGTGGATTTCAACTCAAATTCCACCCTGCATGCAGCCTCCATGATTACAGGTACTTGCACGACATataacatttttccaactgctgTTCTCGCCGCATCCTAATAGCCACACTCAGGGCCATGCGGCGCCACATGAAAGCACTCGACACCTCTCTCCAGCAGCACCGACTTACCCTCTCTCAAAGCTGCCCCGGTCCACAGTTTCATATCATCCTTCGTATTATTCAATGCTTTaactccaaacttttcctgtttCTTGCAGATGTTAAGGAACGCAAGCTTCAACTTCTCATTCGCACGCCTGCCTACCTTCCAACAGTCCCAATCCCTCGAACCCATGTCTTCCAACCCCAGTCCTTGCCGTGTGTTCACCATACCCTctgaccttcccctctctgaggcTGAGCGTGCtgttctcagcaaaggactcagcttTGTACCCTTACGTCCCCCTGCCAGGACAACTTCCTGCCCTCgatcttttcattgacaattgtCGACGGGACATTGGccgccttaatttctctgcccctcttacccattccaacctctctccatccGAACTTTCTGCCCTTCgctcccttaggtccaaccccaaccttgtcatcaaacctgctgacaaaggcGGTGCTGTTGTCAtctggcgtactgacctctaccTCGTAGAGGCTGAGCGCCAACTTTCAGATTCCTCCTCCTACCTCCCCCTGGAGCATGACCACACAACTGAACATCAAGCCATTGTCTCCAACACCGTGACTGACCTCATTTCCTCCGGATGCCTCCCCCCCCATAGCTTCCAACCTCAGTCTCCCAACCCTGGACAGCCTGTTTCTACCTACTCCCTAAAATCCACAAGAAGGACCGTCCCGGcaggcccattgtgtcagcatgctcctgccccactgaatttattccttcctaccttgactccatccttacTCCTCTAGTTCACTCCCCCCCCACCTACATCCgggattcctctgatgccctgcgacacattgacagctttcaattcacaggccctaaccacctgacgtgcaatctctttacacctccatcccacaccaaGTCGGCTCGAAAGCTCTtcgctcctttcttgaaaagaggcctgaacaatctccatccaccaccactctcctccgcctggctgaacttgttctctctctctctacaacttctccttcaactcatcccattttctccaaatcaaaggtgtcgcaatgggtacccacatgggtcctagctatgcctgtcttttCATGGGGTatatggaacatttcttgttccaggcctacccaggtcccctcccacaactgctttattAGTACATCAATGACTATTTCGGTGCGGCTTCATGCtctcgtcctgacctggaaaaattcataaactttgcttccagtttccatccctccatcaccttcacctggtccatctccgacacttgccttcctttccttgacctttctgtcttcatttccggcaatagtctatccactaatatccattacaagcccactgactcccacagctatctggactacagctcttctcaTCCTACGTCCTGTGAGGACTCTATCcttttctctcagctccttcgcctccgcctcatttgttctgatgaggccactttccaaagtggtgctcttaatatgtgctccttcttctccaaccatggcttcccacctacagttgttgacagggctctcaacAGCGTGCGatcccctcccagaacaaggatagggtccctcttgttctcacctttcaccccaccagacttcacatgcaaagaataatcctccgcca is a genomic window containing:
- the LOC122550920 gene encoding E3 SUMO-protein ligase ZBED1-like, with amino-acid sequence MEHKTPEGSNSDLKLVCHPRAKSKVWKYFGFDTDAEGCILQWKKIYCRVCRAQIAYSGNTSNLAYHLEKNHPSEFHQVVKSNAEQVREPFTSNLLKSESESAYLSHQDPIFKTCYSQDSKRHQEMTSMVTNFICEGLYPVSVVEEQTFKKLLKMADPRYELPNRKHFSTKAIPERYHTVRTAVEKELAAALWCGVTADLWTVQARNRYYMSLTAHFVGGMGSGANILKFTSKCLATFEVVDEYTTENLAHALVETFREWGISKNVLGATTSSDSENVVNACSLLNLPVHMPCFGRAINLGINRAIQLPKLCILLLKCTKLVEYFKMTPRAVCMLREKQKQQYLLQHQLVNDCSSWGTTLSMLQRLREQQIAIAAVLFEDSMSYQLMPEASEWSTIDGLVKLLQPFQQATEMMGKSKYPLISMVKPLLHVLLNSTLKVDDSDSHVLSAVKETIAKELSEAYALSPELELFLHCATFLDPRYKKVPFLSASQQKQVENKILEEATALLEKGIESFAKAEGGFALEEPPLKKRTVLVEPYSTGSINFMLAEIFGQAGSRDEGQDGWRAQVVEELNNFKSQKVLELNEDPLIWWSDRVALFPTLSKLLQKYWCIPATSLPSERLFSAAGNLVNAKRNQLAPAEVDRLLFLYENTRVDREVAVDDDNE